A stretch of Carnobacterium iners DNA encodes these proteins:
- a CDS encoding IS3 family transposase (programmed frameshift) — translation MTRRQRRTYTDEFKKQIVLLHNTGKSRKEILSEYDLTPSAFDKWTRQDTNSGSFKEKDNKTVEELELEKLRKRNAQLEMENDIFKASGADIWTKVLVIKHNAHLYSISAMCLVLELPRSTYYYYLEKDLERQQDPCTQAVVDISHNSRRNYGTRKIKVELSKGNILLSRRRIGRIMKDNGLVSSYTIAQFKPQKTPTNEAKIRNQLNREFNQTEPLRVVVSDLTYVRVDNQWNYVCLFADLFNREIIGYSAGGRKDAALVYQALSIIQCDLTKIKLFHTDRGNEFDNGLIDDVLDAFSIQRSLSNKGTPYDNAVAEALFKVFKTEFVKKKSFPDLLSLQSGLMDYVHWYNTIRIHGTLGYLTPHDYKTRHLIKTV, via the exons ATGACCAGAAGACAAAGAAGAACCTATACAGATGAATTTAAGAAACAAATTGTTTTACTTCATAATACTGGGAAATCTAGAAAAGAAATATTGTCCGAATATGACTTAACGCCTTCGGCCTTCGATAAATGGACTAGACAAGATACGAATTCAGGATCATTTAAAGAAAAAGACAATAAAACCGTTGAAGAACTTGAGCTAGAAAAGTTGAGAAAAAGAAATGCACAACTAGAAATGGAAAATGATATTT TTAAAGCAAGCGGCGCTGATATTTGGACGAAAGTCCTAGTTATTAAACATAATGCTCATCTTTATTCCATATCAGCGATGTGCCTAGTCCTAGAGCTTCCAAGAAGTACCTATTACTATTATTTAGAGAAAGACCTAGAAAGACAACAGGATCCTTGTACTCAAGCTGTTGTAGACATTTCCCATAACAGTCGGAGGAACTATGGAACTAGAAAAATTAAAGTTGAACTTTCAAAAGGAAACATCCTATTATCAAGACGTAGAATTGGAAGAATCATGAAAGATAATGGATTAGTATCTTCTTATACAATTGCTCAGTTTAAACCACAAAAGACACCAACAAATGAAGCGAAGATCCGTAACCAGTTGAACCGCGAATTCAATCAAACTGAGCCTTTACGAGTGGTCGTGAGCGACTTAACTTATGTCCGAGTTGATAATCAATGGAACTATGTTTGCTTATTTGCAGACTTATTTAATCGAGAAATTATTGGCTACAGCGCAGGTGGCCGAAAGGATGCTGCTTTAGTTTATCAAGCACTTTCAATCATACAATGTGATTTAACAAAAATTAAGTTATTCCATACCGACCGCGGGAATGAATTTGATAATGGTTTGATTGATGATGTTCTTGATGCTTTTTCTATCCAGCGCTCTTTGAGTAATAAAGGAACACCTTATGATAATGCAGTAGCAGAAGCGCTATTTAAAGTCTTTAAAACAGAATTTGTTAAAAAGAAAAGCTTTCCAGATTTATTGAGCTTACAATCTGGTCTAATGGACTACGTCCATTGGTATAATACCATTCGCATACACGGAACCCTCGGATATCTAACGCCGCATGATTATAAAACGAGACACCTTATAAAAACTGTCTAA
- a CDS encoding helix-turn-helix domain-containing protein, whose amino-acid sequence MELQTILKQKRNELQLTQEEVAEKIHVSRQTISNWENGRNLPDLSSLILISEIYAVSLDELIKGAPKMVKQLDKKIKKGHYFIGVSILSSLFIALTLSYLVSPGELSAAILFFGTIIIVFLLALLLMLMGILSILKTVQDNR is encoded by the coding sequence ATGGAATTACAAACGATATTAAAACAAAAAAGAAATGAACTTCAACTAACACAGGAAGAAGTTGCAGAAAAAATTCATGTCTCACGACAAACAATCTCGAACTGGGAAAATGGACGTAACCTTCCTGATCTCAGTAGCCTTATTTTAATTAGTGAGATATATGCTGTTTCTTTAGACGAATTAATTAAAGGAGCCCCTAAAATGGTCAAGCAATTAGATAAAAAAATAAAAAAAGGACACTATTTTATTGGTGTATCTATCTTAAGTAGCTTATTTATTGCATTAACTCTTTCTTATTTAGTCAGTCCAGGTGAACTTAGTGCAGCAATTTTATTTTTCGGAACAATTATTATCGTTTTTTTGTTAGCTCTTCTTTTAATGTTAATGGGAATACTATCCATACTAAAAACTGTACAAGACAATCGTTAA
- a CDS encoding ABC transporter ATP-binding protein produces the protein MLKVRNLTKTFGDLTAVDSVDFMIPGGTILGLIGQNGSGKTTTFRLILDLLHPDEGKVLWNNKPLSRSEYNQVGYLPEERGLYPKVTIEKQLIYFAQLRGKSKKDIEPHIDEWMEKFKVKGKKTDKVKTLSKGNQQKIQLISTLIHDPKLIILDEPFSGLDPVNADLLEKGIMEAKERGASIIFSSHNMNNVEDLCDHLVMLRDGKIVLNGTVHNIREQFGRTKLYLETPLEKTVLEAMPGVKEVKQTGNQTYTLSLTSPEYGKDIFQRVTQNGYITTFDQQPPTLEEIFKMKAGDKNE, from the coding sequence ATGCTTAAAGTAAGAAACTTAACGAAAACATTTGGTGACTTAACAGCAGTTGATTCTGTTGATTTTATGATTCCTGGAGGGACTATTTTAGGATTAATTGGCCAAAATGGATCTGGAAAAACAACGACCTTTCGTCTCATCCTTGATTTACTGCATCCAGATGAAGGAAAAGTTCTTTGGAATAATAAGCCGCTAAGTAGATCAGAATATAATCAAGTAGGCTACTTACCAGAGGAAAGAGGGTTATACCCTAAAGTTACTATTGAAAAGCAATTAATTTATTTTGCTCAATTAAGAGGTAAAAGTAAAAAAGATATTGAACCTCATATAGATGAATGGATGGAGAAATTTAAAGTTAAAGGCAAGAAAACAGATAAAGTTAAGACTTTATCAAAAGGAAATCAACAGAAAATCCAACTTATATCTACACTGATTCATGACCCAAAACTGATTATTCTCGATGAACCATTCAGTGGTCTTGATCCAGTAAATGCTGATTTACTTGAAAAAGGGATCATGGAAGCAAAAGAACGAGGTGCTAGTATTATTTTTTCTAGTCACAATATGAATAACGTAGAGGATTTATGCGACCACTTAGTTATGTTACGAGATGGAAAAATTGTTTTAAACGGAACTGTTCATAATATAAGAGAACAATTCGGACGAACAAAATTGTATTTAGAAACTCCTCTAGAAAAAACAGTTTTAGAAGCTATGCCAGGAGTAAAAGAAGTAAAACAAACAGGCAACCAAACTTATACCTTATCACTGACTTCCCCTGAATATGGAAAAGATATTTTTCAACGTGTTACTCAAAATGGGTACATCACAACTTTTGATCAACAACCACCAACACTAGAAGAAATCTTCAAAATGAAAGCTGGTGATAAGAATGAATAA
- a CDS encoding ABC transporter permease has protein sequence MNKFWVILKESYRKNVQSVGFIVMILAPLIIIGIGLGIGYFVSNAEDDSLPIAVITENEQVQALLSSKETGLKIDKDIQSIAKAKKALGNEEIEGYATIQVKDNFVEAEYVSADIQGTPNAELLRSLLTSYQTQLKGKELALSQQEIEALTSPIQFSESIVTIKEGMIKTEDDSEIPGSLVRNGAAYLISIAIFIFITTYSSIIAQEIASEKGTRIMEVILSSVSSTTHFFGKLIGILLVCLTQILLYVIIGIIAFIQLRKIDFVKDVLSIIDLSQLTGSFIGISIALFLVGIFLYVVLAAFFGSLVTKIEDVNKAVSPVAFIAVAGFYGGMFAFVNPDHLIVEILSFVPLFTPFIMPFRIAADNISSTGIAISLVATLSFTVLTTWISLLLYRSNVLVYSNTNLFRTIKRSWSIFKSERNSTSKD, from the coding sequence ATGAATAAGTTCTGGGTTATTTTAAAGGAATCTTATCGAAAAAACGTCCAATCTGTTGGCTTTATTGTTATGATTCTTGCTCCTTTAATTATTATAGGCATCGGACTAGGGATAGGCTATTTTGTTAGCAATGCTGAAGATGACTCTTTACCTATTGCTGTCATTACCGAAAACGAACAGGTACAAGCCTTGCTCTCTTCTAAAGAAACAGGTCTTAAAATAGACAAAGATATCCAGTCGATAGCAAAGGCAAAAAAAGCGTTAGGAAATGAAGAGATTGAAGGCTATGCAACTATTCAAGTGAAAGATAACTTTGTTGAAGCTGAATATGTAAGCGCGGATATCCAAGGTACACCAAACGCAGAACTACTCAGGTCTTTACTAACTAGCTACCAAACACAGTTAAAAGGAAAAGAATTAGCTCTTTCCCAGCAAGAAATTGAAGCACTAACGTCTCCTATTCAATTCTCTGAATCTATCGTTACAATCAAAGAAGGCATGATAAAGACCGAAGATGATTCAGAAATACCCGGGTCGCTTGTTAGAAATGGAGCTGCTTATCTGATTAGTATCGCTATTTTCATTTTTATTACAACTTATTCATCGATTATTGCACAAGAAATTGCCTCAGAAAAAGGGACTCGGATTATGGAAGTTATTCTTTCCAGTGTCTCTAGTACAACTCACTTTTTTGGAAAGCTCATTGGAATTTTACTTGTCTGTCTGACACAAATTTTATTATACGTCATTATAGGTATTATCGCTTTTATACAATTAAGGAAAATTGATTTTGTAAAAGATGTGCTTTCTATTATTGATTTAAGCCAACTTACCGGTTCCTTTATCGGAATTTCTATTGCATTATTTTTAGTAGGTATTTTTCTTTACGTTGTTCTTGCTGCTTTCTTTGGGTCGCTTGTGACAAAAATAGAAGATGTCAACAAAGCCGTTTCCCCCGTTGCTTTTATTGCAGTAGCAGGATTTTACGGTGGTATGTTTGCTTTTGTTAATCCTGATCATTTAATTGTAGAAATTTTATCTTTCGTTCCTTTATTTACACCCTTTATCATGCCTTTTAGAATTGCAGCAGATAATATTTCTTCAACGGGTATTGCTATTTCATTAGTCGCAACACTTTCGTTTACCGTTTTAACAACTTGGATTTCCTTGCTCCTTTATCGTTCAAACGTCCTTGTTTACTCCAATACAAATTTATTTAGAACAATTAAACGTTCTTGGAGTATTTTTAAAAGCGAACGCAACTCAACTTCTAAAGATTAA
- a CDS encoding ABC transporter permease subunit — protein sequence MKQQLLFDFKKISYDRMYLGLFLLILFIFLSPVMDFRKIDTQASKLIEISDQIVQTREGIEQMKEFDVPLAIKDEEERLVLLEAFYAALSSKQSDEISKTELAYEKKILEQIESGSLSGTPLIEQRKTVAKLEHLVANNLVATVNFDSSVPAINFISNDFQILVPFTMILIFPVLIFSRIHTDEKVHGTRDFVNMTPISFEKMILSKLIVSVLFAFSYFIFSVGLAIFILSFRNGIGSLNYPIPISKDGLTVSILTTGQFLSQVSILLVAIYTFISSLSILISRFTHSFLVQTVILLMIIMLPSSPLFTAESTIANIAHFLPFSYFDLSKVLTYGDSFSPSINGQINFTNGLICLLSYSVLCLLASGLIIKKKGRV from the coding sequence ATGAAACAACAACTCTTATTTGATTTTAAAAAGATTAGTTATGACCGAATGTATTTAGGTTTATTTTTACTTATTTTATTTATTTTTCTATCCCCTGTAATGGATTTCAGAAAAATAGATACACAAGCAAGTAAATTAATAGAAATAAGTGATCAAATAGTACAAACACGAGAAGGAATAGAACAAATGAAAGAGTTTGATGTACCGCTGGCGATAAAAGATGAAGAGGAGCGACTAGTTTTGCTAGAAGCATTTTATGCTGCTTTATCTTCAAAACAATCAGATGAAATCTCAAAAACTGAATTAGCCTATGAAAAAAAAATACTAGAGCAAATAGAAAGTGGATCTCTTTCTGGAACTCCCCTCATTGAACAACGCAAGACAGTGGCTAAGTTAGAACATTTAGTTGCTAATAATTTAGTAGCGACTGTTAATTTCGATTCATCTGTACCAGCTATAAATTTTATCTCAAATGATTTTCAAATACTTGTTCCTTTTACAATGATTTTAATTTTCCCGGTATTAATTTTTTCAAGAATTCATACTGATGAAAAAGTTCATGGAACAAGAGATTTTGTCAATATGACGCCTATTTCTTTTGAAAAAATGATTCTCTCAAAACTAATTGTTTCTGTCCTATTCGCTTTTTCATACTTTATATTTTCGGTAGGGTTAGCTATTTTTATACTTAGCTTTAGAAATGGGATAGGTTCTTTAAATTATCCCATTCCTATTTCAAAAGATGGGTTAACGGTAAGTATACTGACGACTGGACAATTTTTAAGTCAAGTTTCTATTTTGTTAGTGGCTATTTATACCTTTATTTCAAGCTTATCTATTCTTATTTCAAGATTTACTCATTCTTTTTTGGTTCAGACCGTCATTCTTTTAATGATCATTATGTTGCCTAGTTCACCACTTTTTACAGCAGAATCAACTATTGCGAATATAGCTCATTTTCTTCCTTTTTCATATTTCGACTTATCAAAAGTACTAACCTATGGTGACTCATTTTCTCCTAGCATAAATGGGCAGATTAATTTTACTAATGGCTTAATTTGTTTGCTGAGTTATTCTGTTTTATGTTTATTAGCATCAGGGCTGATTATAAAAAAGAAAGGTCGAGTTTAA
- a CDS encoding ABC transporter ATP-binding protein — MLTIKNISVNYGKKIILEKLDFELNSSEIIGLVAPNGAGKTTLLRTIAGLIRPDSGEVFINGLTVVNNRQAYYKTLYFVESNHTLYSNLKGIDHLNYVKAIWHSSVSVEQVIKDLAIKEYVNRPIKKLSLGMKQQILIAMCIVSDADVILLDEPMNGLDPTNMKNISEQLIKLKNKQKLILFSSHILSNVDNISDKVLFLKNKKIDYLLDFEKESLSSEVVYDQLFGQESLL, encoded by the coding sequence GTGTTAACGATAAAAAACATCTCCGTAAATTATGGTAAAAAAATAATCTTAGAAAAGCTAGATTTTGAATTGAATTCCTCTGAGATAATCGGGTTAGTTGCCCCTAACGGAGCAGGCAAGACTACCCTTCTTAGAACGATAGCTGGTCTTATTCGTCCTGATTCGGGAGAGGTTTTTATTAATGGCTTGACCGTTGTTAATAACAGACAAGCTTACTACAAGACTCTTTACTTTGTAGAAAGTAATCACACACTTTATTCTAACCTTAAAGGAATAGACCATCTTAATTATGTGAAAGCTATTTGGCATTCCTCGGTGAGTGTTGAGCAAGTGATAAAAGATTTAGCGATTAAAGAATATGTTAATAGGCCAATAAAAAAATTATCATTAGGGATGAAGCAACAAATACTAATCGCGATGTGCATTGTCAGTGATGCAGATGTTATTTTACTTGACGAACCGATGAATGGTTTAGATCCAACAAATATGAAAAATATAAGTGAACAACTGATAAAACTAAAAAACAAACAAAAACTCATTCTTTTTTCATCTCATATCTTATCTAATGTAGATAACATATCTGATAAGGTACTTTTTTTGAAAAATAAAAAAATAGACTACTTATTGGATTTTGAAAAAGAATCTCTTTCTTCAGAAGTCGTTTACGATCAGTTATTTGGACAGGAGAGTTTATTATGA
- a CDS encoding helix-turn-helix domain-containing protein: MVLGERLKESRMNRGYSQGDVADHLQISRQSISKWENGNSYPDLDNLVKLSDYYEISTDELLKENEVLKNELKIEEYYQKLTFIQSKGEKDEGLILLAVALISFLITPIGLIVASFLIARNKQTNSLYKIVYLASICGIAYNLFMGYGILSDIFSWGTTTVEYLG; the protein is encoded by the coding sequence ATGGTATTAGGAGAAAGACTAAAAGAAAGTAGAATGAATAGAGGTTATTCGCAAGGAGATGTAGCTGATCATTTACAAATTTCTAGGCAATCTATTTCAAAATGGGAAAATGGCAATAGTTATCCAGACTTAGATAATTTAGTGAAGTTGAGCGACTATTACGAAATTTCTACAGATGAGTTATTAAAGGAAAACGAAGTACTTAAAAATGAACTTAAAATTGAAGAATATTATCAGAAACTAACTTTTATTCAGAGTAAAGGTGAGAAAGATGAAGGATTAATATTATTAGCCGTTGCGCTTATTTCTTTTTTGATTACGCCTATTGGTTTGATAGTAGCTTCTTTTCTAATAGCTAGGAATAAACAGACGAACAGTCTATATAAAATAGTTTATTTAGCAAGTATTTGCGGGATTGCTTATAATCTATTTATGGGATACGGTATTTTAAGTGATATTTTTAGTTGGGGAACGACTACCGTGGAATACTTAGGCTAA
- a CDS encoding helix-turn-helix domain-containing protein — protein MVLGDKLREGRINKKYSQGDVANYLKISRQSISKWENNSSSPDLTNLVKLSDLYEISIDELLKGSKE, from the coding sequence ATGGTATTAGGAGATAAGTTAAGAGAAGGTAGAATCAATAAAAAGTATTCGCAAGGAGATGTAGCTAATTATCTTAAAATTTCTAGACAATCTATTTCGAAATGGGAAAATAATAGTAGTTCGCCAGATCTAACCAATTTAGTGAAATTAAGCGATTTGTACGAGATTTCTATAGATGAGTTGTTAAAAGGAAGTAAAGAATAA